gaaaatccaccatctacattaagtcccctgcttagtgaggaacagtcaacattgaatggtgattttccgggtacaacagaaataagtaattgaacttagtcataggataagacattaccggatttcgactgaatgagcagacCATGGTTTGAGTGAAAaccccagtggcatgatagagcatcatccagtgaacataaattggtgtagaaccgctgattcgatgatgGAATCTTGGTTGGTTCAGGATTCACGGGCCCGACccaaaaaataaatccttgttttaggaatagacgcttgttcattcgttagtttaaggaacaaacaaaatagacctgagtctaatgatataaaattttgtctatgagctttcacgaaaaccaaaattttattttatatgtgagatttcacaaagtggaataaactctcgtttcaaaggtggatgctcgtacgagagaaaagttttttttcttgaatagacgtgcgtctgttagtaataaaattttgtttatgagctttcatgaaaattttatcttcgatctttcggaaatctttgaaaatatactctcgcttaaaagacagatgctcgtgcgagggagcaaaaatatatagatatatttttcaaatttacgtgagtttcacgttaaatatatatattttgtaaaatcaatgttttgattttgaacaacagttgaaagtagacaattataaatggtgaaataatgtctgtatgtgagttttcaaaattgtagaatggacgtctgtccaatttttgaaaaaccagtggatgttaaattcacgtgagttgttcacggttctatgaacatcaagtcatgattttgaataatgaattttgctcgtctttgcaggtttgacggaacgagcaagttttcgaaattctgaccttataatcactacaactagtgaaatttgtaaataggtaagagttggattgttaccatttttgcagacgctgatgtgagcacctTTGTTATGCTTTAATTTCACTGCTTTGATGAAATTTCACATGGATGCCACACCTACTTTGCAGAGATGTCAAACGACGGTTATGAGACTCCTTcagttgatgaagaggaagaagcggTGACTAAGAGTTCTCCAAATGCGAATGACGAATTCTTCTTGGTCAAATATAAACCCGAAAACGGCATCCAGGTTCGAGCACTGTAAAGTCCCAtgtctctttggtgagttgttatcGCTCCTCACATCATGACTTTTTCTTTTccatgcaattaggatcacgagaccaaggtttgttattcctTTGCAGAACTTTGCTtcgtcaagtattgacggtcttcaattttgtgctgctgggcagacggttTCAGACTCGAGTGTTGAAGCAGAGGCcgaagtaagtatttcttcatataACTTCGTAGATAAGATGCTCAttgttgagaatatgtccaggaggatgtctccatGGAAGTAGAGAGTACTGGTGATGCTCGTTCGGAGAATGACGATAAAGAAAACTCCTAAagctcaaaaccgaatgaaagtaatgttgttgttgatgttgagacaagcaattctggttctttgaacaCTTTAGagcccacccaagtaagtatttctcttgaattttatccataaaatcataaaattgttgattCATGAATgtatgaatgagaatccatgtgaatatatgaaaatctttgccgaaatacgtcaccagaaaattcagaacttagcTGTTTAGCAAAAAttttgtagaatcttcgtccgatgtcataTTTTCGCGATACACCCttgtatccttatgcccaggaaatttccaagctttagataataatatttttaagttttgagcacgtccaGGGCCTAAAAAAggcaaaacagtaaacttccaggagactttcagaactttttcagactgtacgtTGTCTAATGTTTTGACCGCATCTCCttgatcgttcatcggattgttatgaaattttgacatgtggtagaggacatccatgtcaagagaatggtatataagtcatcctcagattccttgtagattgatcCCAGTTAGTCATATTGCACAGGGATGAGTAaagtctcttcagacgagcttgccgcaaaacgtattttcatgactttcatgctatttgctcgtgcctagagtgtataatgatgaaccCTGATGATGTTGGACTGCTTGTATAATGtatttttatgatctcatttggtctcatgtttagattgctctaacctcatgtaatcttcgtattaggtgccaaataccgaagttgaggataatgaaaccaataaggataactcgagATGTTCTGGAGtttttgatgaagagacaaccatccctgaacttcaagtccatgagaaggttgtcactgaagttatggaaacttcgattgttgctgcttcagtgatagaagaaaccgagccaccagcagagaatactgaagaaactattgCCCTGATTGTAGAGGCTGCCCCAGTAACTGAGAATCGTGTAGTGGTGTATTAAGACCCAAGTGCAGGGGTTGTTTTGGTCCTCCATTCGATGCATCAATCCCATACCACGAACTGGTTGGTGTAGGATTTCAATgatattgattcatttgagatcaggactctTTGATtggtacatgagcatggtgcttgcagccatcTTGTCTTTCTCAACCGTAAAAAATCacgtctgaaaccctggtcacgggaccatagctgaggctgctttcgagaggggatgatgtaatgaccatggtttcatatcCCGGCGGTAGCatcacttttatgatgaatgattagcacaagaGAGTCTggcgccacgagtcttggactgtgaaactgatcgtcatgatcagcggaccgtcagtccccagtattttgtaaaatctctccttttcgttttctcttcttctagcaagacttggatagaggacccaggtagaaaaattgatgtgaagacctaggtggtcgaagttggaggtaccgtgatgaagtacttagtggaaagacctggtggacaccgctcgactgtggaagtcatgaatcccgtctaagaattgatgcttgtatgttgtacgctctggaagctgtatggacctcatacaaggtcggaattcgatgcttgaccccaacttttgaagctaagaggctgagttatctcatgagaaaagaataactcaatttggagttgtagagatcAGCCAACCTTCAGTATCATTTGAGTACAAGGGGAGTAATTGTTTCCATCTTCCTTCTGATATCCACTTTAATTGGTTAAATTGTATTATTTCACCCTCACTTTTTATTCCAgtcaacatatacaaatctaacggcgtgaaccctaaaaacaacatggtcataaaattaaagtttgtgtgtggaactaaaatttgtatcaaactaaaaaatggaatctctaaaaattaaaatttgtttcTGAACTGAAAATTAAACTATTGAATGGAAAAAATAAAACTTGCCACACctgaaatccttgaaaaagaacgTATCTGCAGTGTTCCACCAACAGTCACAAATAACTCGCACAATTTGAGTCATGTGGTTTTTGcctttcatgaaatataaacgCTGCCAAGGATATCTTCTCAAGGATTCTTGAACAGCTTCGGGGAGTAACccaaacacttcagttagctcaaACCACCCACCTCTTAATTTAGGTAACAAAACTCGCTCGAGATGGTTACATAATGCGTAGATGTTACACCAGATCCAACTAGTTGCCTAACATTAGCGAACTCGTGTTGTTTATCCTGAACCCATACGATATCACTATCTGcaacagattttcctttttctttcatgtttcttttcctttgtctaTTTGTTTTAGAACTACTCATTTTTAAAAAATCGCTTTGGTCTGCTctcttgagaagggaagaaaaaaaatttgtgaatgaaaactgaagGGAATAGGGATATCTATAGGCGGTAGAGCACCGACCGTGGACGGTCGAGATGAAGTCGCTAGCAGTGTAAACTAGACCGGGCGATCAAAAAGAGACCGCTAGCGGTGTAGTCTCAACCGCTAGGTGGAGACTCGATCACTTATCTTTTTTCCCATAGTCATAACATTCAAATACCAGGAGTTGAATGGGCCCTTCATGACTAGTCCTCTTCCATTAAATACATCAACAGGCCAGCTGGCATGGCAAATGGGTGGGTTAGCCACCCCCATAGTGATAACATTCAAAAATAGTTAATCATCTATCGCGATATGTAAGAATCAAACTGTCCTCTTCCATCAATTACATCAACTGTCCTTCCACTAAATACATCTTCATTCAAATACCAGGAGTTGCATGGGCCCTTCATGGCTAGTCCTCCATTAAATACATCAACTGTCCTTCCACTAAATACATCTTCATTCAAATACCACGAGTTGCATGGGCCCTTCATGGCTAGGAGCAGGGTTTATATGTTTGTGCTCATCATTCCTACAAGTTGCTCAAGGTTAACCACATAAGCCAATACGAGGAAAAAGCTTATTGTAAGATTTACAGTTCAAAAGTAATGAATCCAATGTAGATTGAATCATGTAAAAACTCAGCTGGTTAAGGTTTCTTGAGAGCTCTTGGGCCATAAGGTGATGCGGCCAAGGACAATCCAGAGAAAAAAAACTTATTATAAGATTTCCAGTTAAAAAGTAATGAAGCCATGGTAGATTGAATCATGTAAAAACTCAACTTGTGAAGACATGGATTCTTTCCCAAGCACAGCAAATAATACACAGATGGATTTTTTAAGGGGAAAAAAAAAGATGTAAGATCAGCAACCCAATGTACTGGATCTACTGCCATTTtggttcaacttttttttttcttttgctcgaAGTACATGGAAACAACTCGTACACACCTGCCATCGGACCCATGTACACATTTTCTCTTGACCCCCAGGGCAAACCCTATGGGGTGATTTTCTCAATCACCCATATTCCCCTCGAAATTTATTATGTTTGAAACTGCCAAAGGAAAGCAAAAATTGAAAGTGTCCCCTTTTCCTCAATATCTACCTCTGTAAAACCTACCTCCTTTATGATAGTGGTAACGGTGGTGATGGTCCAAAGAAATCAGATAGTGTGGGCATATCCCATAGTGTCCCGAGACAGGAAAGTGGAAACCACCCTAATCTTATTTCCACAGTTTAACGGATTTGTCATGACTTGCAGAAGCAACCATCCCAGTGACAGGTGACTGTGCAAGAGCTGCTATTTGGCCTTCATGCGCTGGTATCGTCATGCTCTTATTCTCTGCCATGTTCCATAACTCTAATGTCTGccataatttatttttaaataGTCAGTTAATCTGGTACAGCAACAACTCTACTTAGCAGCCAACAATTATAAGAATCGACAAGAAAACTTAATTTAGGAAGATAAGATTATGACATGTGCAAAATCTTGTTGATATGTTTATAGGACGGCTACTCGTTTGCTTACTCTTCTTCAATATCTATACTTTTCCTCAACTAGGGGGAAAAAAAAACAAGTTGAATGCCAGTCCAATGCTTTCATGGGGTTGTTTGGGATTAAAAAACTGCCCCTACCTGCCGAAGGTGGAGGCCAGGCTAAAACACAGGTAACAAGTCAATCGAACACCCCACTATGCCTATATAGGGTCATCCATCATAACTTCTATAGGAAATGTTTgggatggaagaaaaaaaaagctgcCAGAGATCAAGGCTAAACTGCAAGATAACAAGTCAATCCAAGAACCCACTGCGCTTATATGGTCATACATCATAACATTTGGAGAATGTCAACAAGTAACCTTTTGTTGACCCAGATTTCGAGTTGACACCACCAGCACCAGCCATTGGGTGGTGTTACATGATAATGAAATGCTTGAATTTAACATATAACACCTGACCTGATGGCTGGACAATGGTCACCCACCTTCACGAATGACCAGACAGTGTAGCATCATCAGTTAAGCAACTAATATGAACATGGATTAAAGAAGACAAATTCTTACTTGGTACCCTCCAACCACCAAGAGGGTAGAATAGCTTGGATGGAAAACAGAAGAGTGGAACTTGTTCCCATTGGAACTAAGCTCGTGAATGCACTCTCCTGAGTTCAAGGACCAAACCCTCACAGAATCCTCACTAACTGATGCTAAATAGTCTCCATTTGCATCCCAGCAGATAGAACGGACAGGACCAGAATGCCCCTGTAaatgaagtcaattgaactatgaTTGATTACAACTGGTCGAGTTTAATTAAAAAAGAGTTTTACCAACCTCAACTTAAATTATTAACATTAAGTAAAATGAAAATACCTGTAATGCATGGGTTTGCCTGTCAGTTTCCACATCATAAATGGAGACCACTCTCTCAGCTGCTGCTGCAAGTAGATGTCCAATTCTTGGCTGAAATCGCACTTGCTCTGTAGCACCCTGCTcacgatcaaacaaaaaaaattagtcGGGAGAAAAATAAGAAGTCAAAAGAAAATGCAAAAGATGATTCAGATATCAACCTTGGAGACTCGTGAACATGCACTCTGATTGATATTCCAATATCGAATTTCACCGTTAGCATCACAAGAGCAGAAAATCTCAGTCTTCTTCGGATGAAAATCTAGTGATGTTACATTAGCACTGTGCCCAGTATATTGACCTAAAGAATAAGTAGGCTGCAAAAAAAAGACTTGGTGAGTTTTAAAGTAACCACGGGCGACGATGTTCCAATCCATAAACTGCAACTCAGCTCAGTTCAATCATACACTGGAAGCCAGACAGTTTAAAAGACAAATCATGAAGTAATGCTCTAATACGTAGAATTAAAATGTAGGATAATGTACAACAGTTAAAACACAAGGATGGGTGGCCATATTTACTTATATAATGCCTATGCTACGCACTGAGCTGCATATTTATTAGTTCACACGAAAATGCTGAATTGGCAAATTGATGAAAATCGGTATTGTTCTTTTGCCCTAACTTGATAAAAGTCTGACTTTTGTCTGATTGAAtaaaaatatctttgaacaacgtCATGTCAAACTGTAAGATAAAACAGTTACCTGAATATATTAGAGCTTACCAGCAGCATATACGGTGTTATGCGAAACTCAGTTGAAAAATGTAAATTGAGAAAGGTTTATAGTACGAGCTCAAGGATAAAATCAAGAACTGGAACAAACAACATGAGATGTAAATCAAAAGTATCACCAAAAATGAAGTGACCATGGGTATCAGTCATTGCCAAAATATCAGAGGTTACTAGCCAGGTCGAACGGTGCTAAATAGAGATTATCGTATGCTGCTAGTCACTGCTACAATCGTGATATATACAAACATTGACCTATTTAGAGCTAACCTAGACAAACTAGCATACTTCCCATACTAATTTCGGGTCGTTAACAGGGGATCAGCGATACAAAATAAACCTCTTAAAAAAATGCAAATTACAACAGTTGGACCTAAATATATGAATGAACAGggattatatatataaaagaaaagaGCAGGAAATGACAATCATACATCCGCTGCATTCCAAAGTCGTATAGATCTATCAAATGAAGATGTTGCAAACTGAGTTGAATTAGGTCTAAAACGAATATCTGAAATTAGAAGTGTGTGTTCTTCAGGAGCGCTCTCTGTTTGCAGTGTGTCCATGTTCCAAAGTACCGCCTACTGACATAAAACACAGATAAGTACCCCAAATCATTTTTCGTTAAACTAGAAAGACCTTCAGTAGCAATAGATGAAAATGCCATGAAGTCCACAAGGTTTGACATTGAACATAAGTAAATACGAAACATGAGTATTAAAACCAACTCGATAAAATAGAATGATTGAAAAGAATAGCAAGTGTGCTAAGAATAGAGAGGAAAACATCTGTTCTTAGTTCTGTTTAACATTCACACATTACCTTTCTCTCATGCCCGGCACTAGCTAACAACTTCCCATCAGATGAGAAATGACAGCAGCCTACTTTGCTGTTGCTTGTACGTATACAGCCCACTTCACTGAATGAAAAACCTGGTGAATGCGATCAGAAAACAGTTATATATTTGTTTAATAACCTACAGAAGAGAATATAAGCTACACAGATAGTAGTCCGTTTGTTACCCTTAGAAGACTCAGTATTATGCTCAATAGGACTTCTTTTCAATGTGCCGAAAAGGTCCCTCCCGTCGCCATCATCTTGTGATAGAAATGATTCAACGTTATCATCCAACGAACCAAGCTCCATGTCTTCCTGCAgtgtaagaaaagaaaaaaggtgaTTAAATTGAACATATTAATTTAAATGTGTAGAAACAACAATAACTGTAATAAACAATATAAATTAAGATAAGACGAATAATAAATTACTAACAAAAAAATGCCCGAATTGTTGGGTTACGTTGCCCCTCGATGATCAAGAGCCAGTGAGATTTGAATAATACAAGCCTTGCTATCAAAATATGGAGCTTCTCATTTTAGAATTTTGACCTCATCTATATATCATTAAACAAGggtatatttctaaaactacccccTTTTAATTGACTActgttagtataagaaatatgtataatttgattgcCATGTTTATATTCGCTATGTtctaaaatgcttttcaatgatacaaagtttaTGAATATCCATGGTATAGCTTGAGAGATATTAATTATTATAAATAAGGgtataattgaaaaaaaatactCCTCTCTCCTCcttgaactaggtcatctatTATGGGACGGAGAGAGCATATATATTAATAATAATTTGACTTtcagtttataacaataaaaagaTGTACAGTAGAGAATACCAGCTGATTAGAAGACGATGCGAGACCACCTGTTCCATCGGGACCGTACATCATTAAGCTTTTCGGCATACTGTTCACATGCTGCAAATTAGCTGCCATAGGCACTCCATCACCAGgtgtatgagtggatggagtagAAGGTTGGGAATTAGAAGGGCCCACTGTATTTCCTGTACCAGTACTGTTAGCAGGCCCAGAAGAAGTAGTCTGCTTCCTTTTTCTGTTATTCTGATATGTAATAAACAACCAATGACAAAGAGAAACAAGTGATTAGCTTAATCTAGGAAGAAAAAACTAACTTACAGAACAAACTAACATTAGGACGCCCAGAGGTGTCGATCAAAGAATAATACAGTCTCAATAATCAACAGTGGCAAAAGAAACTCATATTTCTATGCAAGTAGGAGAGAAAGTAAAAGAACCTGTTGCAGTTGTTGTGGCTGCAGCTGGTCTGTTAGTTGCTGAGAGGAAGACTGTTGCATATGGGTCATCTTCATCTGATTTAAATCAGACAAATTTCTGAGAAGCACAGAAAAGAGAATACGCAACTAGACTAATATATGGGACAAGCTTATGAATATGGAGGAGACTGCATTAAGCAGACAGTTACGATAAAATTAATCTGAAAAATTGTTGCTGCTGAGCCATGTTTCTACTTCTACTTTTTTGAATAGTAGTCGGGCAATTTCTTTTCAGTCCGTACTGACAAGTGACCAACATTTTCATGTCCAAGGATATGCAACAAACAGCACTACATAATCGAGACTGGAACTAAGCATGTTTCCAACATTAGTGACCTAAAAAAT
This DNA window, taken from Papaver somniferum cultivar HN1 chromosome 3, ASM357369v1, whole genome shotgun sequence, encodes the following:
- the LOC113358319 gene encoding transcriptional corepressor LEUNIG_HOMOLOG-like isoform X2 is translated as MAQSNWEADKMLDVYIYDYLLKRNLHASAKAFMTEGKVAADPVAIDAPGGFLFEWWSVFWDIFIARTNEKHSEVAAAYIETQQIKAREHQQQLHMQQLQLMQQRHAQLQRRDGNHPSIGGPVNAINSEGMLGQSTASVLAAKMYEERMKHPHSMDSETSPQLIDASRMALLKSATNHPGQLVQGNPGSVSAALQQIQDIKGEINLGVNQRSLPMDPSSIYGQGSMQSKSGLGGAGLNQGASGLPLKGWPLTNQIIPGSLGSQVQKTPFIQAPNQFQLLTPHQQQQLLAQAQAQGNLGSSQNYGDMDSRRYRVLPRGNMNSKDSQPTGNDGSIGSPMQASSPKVRLSSQDQADYLMKMKMTHMQQSSSQQLTDQLQPQQLQQNNRKRKQTTSSGPANSTGTGNTVGPSNSQPSTPSTHTPGDGVPMAANLQHVNSMPKSLMMYGPDGTGGLASSSNQLEDMELGSLDDNVESFLSQDDGDGRDLFGTLKRSPIEHNTESSKGFSFSEVGCIRTSNSKVGCCHFSSDGKLLASAGHERKAVLWNMDTLQTESAPEEHTLLISDIRFRPNSTQFATSSFDRSIRLWNAADPTYSLGQYTGHSANVTSLDFHPKKTEIFCSCDANGEIRYWNINQSACSRVSKGATEQVRFQPRIGHLLAAAAERVVSIYDVETDRQTHALQGHSGPVRSICWDANGDYLASVSEDSVRVWSLNSGECIHELSSNGNKFHSSVFHPSYSTLLVVGGYQTLELWNMAENKSMTIPAHEGQIAALAQSPVTGMVASASHDKSVKLWK
- the LOC113358319 gene encoding transcriptional corepressor LEUNIG_HOMOLOG-like isoform X4, with the protein product MAQSNWEADKMLDVYIYDYLLKRNLHASAKAFMTEGKVAADPVAIDAPGGFLFEWWSVFWDIFIARTNEKHSEVAAAYIETQQIKAREHQQQLHMQQLQLMQQRHAQLQRRDGNHPSIGGPVNAINSEGMLGQSTASVLAAKMYEERMKHPHSMDSETSPQLIDASRMALLKSATNHPGQLVQGNPGSVSAALQQIQDIKGEINLGVNQRSLPMDPSSIYGQGSMQSKSGLGGAGLNQGASGLPLKGWPLTNQIIPGSLGSQVQKTPFIQAPNQFQLLTPHQQQQLLAQAQAQGNLGSSQNYGDMDSRRYRVLPRGNMNSKDSQPTGNDGSIGSPMQASSPKMKMTHMQQSSSQQLTDQLQPQQLQQNNRKRKQTTSSGPANSTGTGNTVGPSNSQPSTPSTHTPGDGVPMAANLQHVNSMPKSLMMYGPDGTGGLASSSNQLEDMELGSLDDNVESFLSQDDGDGRDLFGTLKRSPIEHNTESSKGFSFSEVGCIRTSNSKVGCCHFSSDGKLLASAGHERKAVLWNMDTLQTESAPEEHTLLISDIRFRPNSTQFATSSFDRSIRLWNAADPTYSLGQYTGHSANVTSLDFHPKKTEIFCSCDANGEIRYWNINQSACSRVSKGATEQVRFQPRIGHLLAAAAERVVSIYDVETDRQTHALQGHSGPVRSICWDANGDYLASVSEDSVRVWSLNSGECIHELSSNGNKFHSSVFHPSYSTLLVVGGYQTLELWNMAENKSMTIPAHEGQIAALAQSPVTGMVASASHDKSVKLWK
- the LOC113358319 gene encoding transcriptional corepressor LEUNIG_HOMOLOG-like isoform X3, with amino-acid sequence MAQSNWEADKMLDVYIYDYLLKRNLHASAKAFMTEGKVAADPVAIDAPGGFLFEWWSVFWDIFIARTNEKHSEVAAAYIETQQIKAREHQQQLHMQQLQLMQQRHAQLQRRDGNHPSIGGPVNAINSEGMLGQSTASVLAAKMYEERMKHPHSMDSETSPQLIDASRMALLKSATNHPGQLVQGNPGSVSAALQQIQARTQQTTDIKGEINLGVNQRSLPMDPSSIYGQGSMQSKSGLGGAGLNQGASGLPLKGWPLTNQIIPGSLGSQVQKTPFIQAPNQFQLLTPHQQQQLLAQAQAQGNLGSSQNYGDMDSRRYRVLPRGNMNSKDSQPTGNDGSIGSPMQASSPKMKMTHMQQSSSQQLTDQLQPQQLQQNNRKRKQTTSSGPANSTGTGNTVGPSNSQPSTPSTHTPGDGVPMAANLQHVNSMPKSLMMYGPDGTGGLASSSNQLEDMELGSLDDNVESFLSQDDGDGRDLFGTLKRSPIEHNTESSKGFSFSEVGCIRTSNSKVGCCHFSSDGKLLASAGHERKAVLWNMDTLQTESAPEEHTLLISDIRFRPNSTQFATSSFDRSIRLWNAADPTYSLGQYTGHSANVTSLDFHPKKTEIFCSCDANGEIRYWNINQSACSRVSKGATEQVRFQPRIGHLLAAAAERVVSIYDVETDRQTHALQGHSGPVRSICWDANGDYLASVSEDSVRVWSLNSGECIHELSSNGNKFHSSVFHPSYSTLLVVGGYQTLELWNMAENKSMTIPAHEGQIAALAQSPVTGMVASASHDKSVKLWK
- the LOC113358319 gene encoding transcriptional corepressor LEUNIG_HOMOLOG-like isoform X1, translating into MAQSNWEADKMLDVYIYDYLLKRNLHASAKAFMTEGKVAADPVAIDAPGGFLFEWWSVFWDIFIARTNEKHSEVAAAYIETQQIKAREHQQQLHMQQLQLMQQRHAQLQRRDGNHPSIGGPVNAINSEGMLGQSTASVLAAKMYEERMKHPHSMDSETSPQLIDASRMALLKSATNHPGQLVQGNPGSVSAALQQIQARTQQTTDIKGEINLGVNQRSLPMDPSSIYGQGSMQSKSGLGGAGLNQGASGLPLKGWPLTNQIIPGSLGSQVQKTPFIQAPNQFQLLTPHQQQQLLAQAQAQGNLGSSQNYGDMDSRRYRVLPRGNMNSKDSQPTGNDGSIGSPMQASSPKVRLSSQDQADYLMKMKMTHMQQSSSQQLTDQLQPQQLQQNNRKRKQTTSSGPANSTGTGNTVGPSNSQPSTPSTHTPGDGVPMAANLQHVNSMPKSLMMYGPDGTGGLASSSNQLEDMELGSLDDNVESFLSQDDGDGRDLFGTLKRSPIEHNTESSKGFSFSEVGCIRTSNSKVGCCHFSSDGKLLASAGHERKAVLWNMDTLQTESAPEEHTLLISDIRFRPNSTQFATSSFDRSIRLWNAADPTYSLGQYTGHSANVTSLDFHPKKTEIFCSCDANGEIRYWNINQSACSRVSKGATEQVRFQPRIGHLLAAAAERVVSIYDVETDRQTHALQGHSGPVRSICWDANGDYLASVSEDSVRVWSLNSGECIHELSSNGNKFHSSVFHPSYSTLLVVGGYQTLELWNMAENKSMTIPAHEGQIAALAQSPVTGMVASASHDKSVKLWK